TTCAACACAATATCATAACTCTATTACAACATAGTTGACTTGCAAGTTATAGATGGACAAAATGAAACTCAATATCTATATAACTTGGTACTGAGCTACTGTATTTCTGAGATCCTGCTGTAATTCTTTCACTTTTAATCACAGCCGCTGGATATGTCTGGTCGTAAACATGAGGACCAGGCACTTCTAGACTTGCTTAAGGTAAATATAGCTTCCTTGAATTCTGTTTCTCAAATAGAGATCGCTTGTTTCAAAGTTTAGGTGTTTTACTGTTACCCCAGGTCCCATGTTCCAAAGTTGATATTCACATTTCCTTTTTATAAAACAGGCCTCATTCACAAAGTCAAAGTTTTCGTTAGCATACCCTTATGTTTCTGAATCGGAAGAGAATGAGCCTCTGCAAAGATCATTAGTTTCCGAGTTTGCAGAAACTTGTGGACATGATGCAGGATTGAGCAAGCTTGGTATAATGGAATCATGTGCTGCTGAGGGTGGAAACTTCGAAAAACTTACTGACATCAACTCAGTGCATGTAATAGTTTTGGTGTTACTGGAAAATACTAATCATATATGCTAGTAtggtatttaatatatatatatatatatatatatatatatatataggggttagttattataaaacaagtattaaggtaaaacaaatatgacaagatcttgacccttagatcatgataaaattgatgcacggagattcacatatatattgatgtacgatgattttcatgatgcacggtgatttctAGTAAAggaaaatttattgttttacatgttttactttaatacttgttttattttacctaaaacctatatatatatatatatgcataatagaGATACATGTAAAATGACAGGAATATGTAGCTTCAAGTATGGAAAAGAAATCCAACGGGCAGATACCATTGGTTGTCTTTTGCAGTGGAGGAGCCAACTCACTGAATGGAAATGAGCAACCACGTTCTGAAGGTATGCGAGGGTTGTTCTCATTCTTGTTTAGAGGTTGCATAATGTGCGTGTCATGTAACAGAAGCTAGATATGTTTTTGGTTGGCGTAAAGATATTTTGTACAaagtttaattttcttttatgacTAATTAGGCTGAGTCTATTGTTTTAGGTAAGTTCAATAGTTATTTAGCAATtgattttttgaataaaatgaacTTTATATGTTTTGGGTTGGCGTAAAGATATTTTGTacaaagttttattttcttgtatgaCTAATTAGGCTGAGTCTATTTCTTTTAGTTCAGTAGCTATTTAGTAATTGATTTTTTGAATAGAATAAAACTTTGTACAATATCTTTATGTCAACCAAAAACATATCTAGTTTCTGTTACATATCTAGTTAAGGTAGTTCAGTAGTTATCTAGTAATTGATTTTTTGAATAGAATAATTTAGTTGGTATTATGCATGAATTTGTGAAAATACACTTTAAGCTACTTCTGGCCTATACAATGACCCCTTTTTTTGCCATTAGAGATAAAACTTGACCTGAATTATAAGTAAGTGGGCCCAATTGCCGTCTCTATTTTTGTTGCTACCAGTACTCTTGATTTAAACTTTCAACAAGCATATTACATTTTGAGTGATTGTGTTTAAATCTCTCGTATGAATTTAGTGAaagcgtttttttttttaatgcaggCCAAGTTTTCTCTGAGCTCATCAGTTCCGTAGAAAAGACAGGAGCTAAATACTCGGTTTTATACGTCTCTGACCCTAGTGTCATCCGTTATCCTTCCTACCGCCAGCTAGATAGGTTTCTTGCAGAAAAATCTGGAAATTCATCAGATGACTCCAATAAGTGTGATGGAGTTTGCCATATTAAATCATCAATGTTGGAGGGGCTTTTTGTGGTATGTTGACCTTCTTTCCTCAacttatatatttgatatattgataATTGACTTTTGGTGGTGAGTAAACCAAATTCTGCTAAGTGAGAGTTTTAAAACTATCTGACCTTTCCTAAATAAAACTTTGTGAATCAAGTATTACCTATTTGCCCATTGAGAAACAACTCAAGATATGTGAAGCATACATTTGGTTGAAGTTTATTAATATATCTGTGTAGTTGAGGACTTTTAACTATTGATTGTTTGTTGAAGAGTTTTGACAAGTTAAATGTCGAattgttttttatatcatttgttGATTGTTAGGGATAAACAATTAGTAATTTTAAATCTCTCACAATTTTGTGGCGTTTCAGGGACTTGTCTTGCTCATAATTTTGATATCTGGACTTTGTTGTATGGCGGGTATTGACACCCCAACAAGATTTGAAGCTCCTCAAGAATCTTAAACCTTATATCCAGCTTTTTTAAGGAAATATTTGAacttgtggtggtggtggtggtagtatTAGTTAAGTCTTGAATGAGTTCTATTTATTATTGTGTACGCTTTGTCAATAAAGGTTTGTCTACTACGTTTCTTTCAACACTTGGTGCGACATTTTGTACTGGCATAAAAACATCATGCAATCTCAGTTAAAAACACAAGATAACATTATACGATGTAGGTTTTTTGAGTTCCTTGTAAACACAATCACTTATAGTTGCACCCTGAAACCAAATCACAAAGCTGATTTTTGGAACTGTATCCTCTGTTTGGGTGGACTGAACAAAATGAGTTGGAACATGAACATACGTCAGTGAGTCTTTTGTATCCCATTGTGTATTTGATTTCCATTCAGTCTGTGTAGAGATTATAGAAGCACACTTGTGAGATAAAGATCTAAAGTATCAAAGTTCTTTTATGACCATAATCTTGAATCATTTTTGAAACGAAGATAGATATTCAGTGAATCAtatcttaatttatacaatggtAAAACCATAAACATTTTTCTATAATAATAGTTTATACTGAAATATGCAtttaaaaaactttctttttttacaGTTATGTGTAACCAGCCAAATGTCACGAATttgtatatagaaaaaaaatttctataaaaatttCTCACAATTAAGGTTCAATCTTCATCCTATACAAGAGCTCAAAACCCACGTAAAGCGGcacaacaatttttttttttcttttctttttggttttgtgGACGTGACCACATGGGTATAATATTTGAACcacaatttttaatattgttacCACCACTGCATTACAATTTTATGGTATGCATAAGTTTTGGTATATTATGGTAGAGAGGGTAACACGTAATTGTGAATTCCATATGGATGGCCGGAGACAAGCTTTTGTTCTACAACACGTAAATCATAATTATCACCTTCTTACTTAGCCTCCCTCGTTTCTGATTTTGTAGTACTTTTGATTCACTTTTCAACGTTAATCAACCAATCAATCTATTGTTGTAGAGTGAGCAATGGCTACTTTTAATTTTCTCGCTTGATCCATAGATGTTGACCGTAGAACATACGCCCCCGTGTTtagataacaaaaataaaatcatatgaaAAACTAATCCCAACCAGCTACTGCTTGAAGTAGTAGTAGCGATTTGATCTATTTAAAGATAATGGTTACAAGGTTTTACATTTCAAGTACAgcattttaatccaatggttatCTCCATCCAAGTTGAAGATGGGATACATAATGAAACTAGACGGGCCTGATTACAAATTAATCATGTTAACTACGACAACAATACCTTAAAGCTAGTCAATCACATAAAATAAACACCTATTAACATAACCTAAACAAATTTCTTACAACACTTGACTAATTATGTTAAtgtcttctttcccatttcccttcacgCCTTCCATCTCGTTCTCTCCTATCTATCATCTGTCTTGACTTGTTCCCCCTCGAAACATTTCGTTGGGCAGACCCAAAATTACCAGATTGCCCCTCTAATGCCGTCACTGAATCCGCTTCCCCAACACTGCCTGTGTCACCCGAGTCTCTACTACCATCAAAGTTTTCTTCATAACCACTACCACCTTCATCTTGGCGATCACGAGATTGTATAAGTGTTGGCGGTTGACCTGAAAATTGGCGTGACCCAGACAGAACAATGGTTGGCGTGGCTGACATTGAAGAGCTCGGATTTGTTATATCGGGCTGGaaaccaccactaccaccacttGTTCTCAAGTTGCCTTCGTTTGTTGATCTACCATTGTCTCTTTCCCGGTATCTTTCTCGTGGGCGACTGCATTTAGTATATAGGATAGGAGAGAGGATTAAACTGAAGGCTGAGCTATTAGTCTGCTAGAGGTGGCACTGTTAATTCATTAACTTTTCAACAAGTCTACTtacagaaaagaaaagaaaaaaagaaaagaaagaaggaacGAACGAATCAACTTGGGGTGTGCTTCATTTCAAAGAGATTATATGGATCGAAAGACCCCCCcaaaaaatggatcaaaagtcctccaaaatttttttaatggaaaaactcatcattttatatgaaaaactaaaaaacagtGTCAATGGGTCAACgagacccatttgacccatccTTAGAAGCTATCTGTTTAAATCCATTACCTGTATCACCCATATTGCCACTGTAAAGATAATAAACAACCTATCTCGACAACCCATAATGTAACCTATTTTGGACTTCCAGTTCAGACTTTCTGTGTGGCAAATAGATGATGAAGAAACGTTGTACCCAACCATacaaaaaaaccaataaaaatgCAGCATGATAGAAGTACATTTATACGACGCTACAGTATGCCTGTCTCTAACGTCAAACTTCCAGCTCTTTAATAATGGGAAATTGAAAGTTTGACTCTTGAATTTAGTCAATCTTGACCAAGATATATCCTTTGATCCAGGTGATAACAGGTGGCAATTCATAAGGGTAAATTGAACACGTAGCTTAGACAGAAATGGTCAAAAGTCATACCTTGCCTCCCTGAATACAGAATATTGCTAGAAATGCTGACAATGTAAAAACGAAGAAGTGAGTTTGATGCTACAAACACCAAAGCGTACCTACTAGTAGAAGAAAATTCCCTTCTTGACCCTGGTCGGAGACCGGACTCAGCCTGCTCTAGTTCTCGTTGGATTTCCCTCTACAAGAAAATTAAGTTACAGGGGTTAAAAGTACAAAAGGAAGAGATAAGACTACATTATATAGTTGTACCCTTTGAGCCTGATTGTAACTGTAACAATAATCTGGCATTAAAAACCCTACATTGTGATCTGAGAATATTCACACAGCTTTCAAGGTCAACCTACATACTGTTATGCTAGAAATGCACTACATTCACATGACCTTAAGAACATGAGTTCCAGAGAAAATAAATATTCGAGTAATATCTGCAAATTCAAGCAGAAAGCTCATCATGTCATGAAAAGCTTCCAAATATACCAATAAACTAGGCCACTTTAAAACTATCTATTATCATACAATAAAACCATTGTTTACTATCAATATAACTATATCCACTTACTGTTCCAGATGATCTAATGTTCAGTAGTTTTAAAAGGAAAACCATaactactttataaatatatttcagAATACAGTTACTGTGATGATTATATTCTCACATTTGTATTTGCAGT
The sequence above is drawn from the Erigeron canadensis isolate Cc75 chromosome 4, C_canadensis_v1, whole genome shotgun sequence genome and encodes:
- the LOC122595306 gene encoding uncharacterized protein LOC122595306; amino-acid sequence: MKTIAAVFVAVLLVVSELPLRAFSSTTPAFLWSNSHDELNTNEVKEAVNYQTLSPKDLAKSVMSEGGWSNLLCSKQKSEDSVDLAIVFVGKEPLDMSGRKHEDQALLDLLKASFTKSKFSLAYPYVSESEENEPLQRSLVSEFAETCGHDAGLSKLGIMESCAAEGGNFEKLTDINSVHEYVASSMEKKSNGQIPLVVFCSGGANSLNGNEQPRSEGQVFSELISSVEKTGAKYSVLYVSDPSVIRYPSYRQLDRFLAEKSGNSSDDSNKCDGVCHIKSSMLEGLFVGLVLLIILISGLCCMAGIDTPTRFEAPQES